The sequence below is a genomic window from Ensifer adhaerens.
GCGGCTGGCGAAGAGTGCGCGACGGGCAGGGGGCGGCGTGCCCGTGCATGCTGGCGATGCAGCCGAGCTTCTGGCGGTCTATGCGGCCGGCAAGGCCGTCGATTTTTCCGGTGTGCCGCTGGATTTTGCCGACATCGCTGCCTTTGAGGCGACCGTCTACCATACCTTGCGCAAGGTCAGGCGCGGCGAGACGGTGACCTATGGAGAGCTTGCGGTTCGAGCCGGTTCTCCGGGTGCTGCGCAAGCGGTGGGCACGGCAATGGCGCGCAACCCTTGGCCGGTCGTCGTACCGTGTCACCGAGTGCTGGCCGCCGGCAACAAGCCGGGCGGGTTTTCCGCGCCCGGCGGTCTTATCACCAAGGCTAAGCTGCTTGCCATGGAGGGCGTCTATCTCGATGGTGGCGCGCCGATGCTTCCCGGTCTT
It includes:
- a CDS encoding methylated-DNA-[protein]-cysteine S-methyltransferase; protein product: MDSAEYMLFETALGVCGIAWSEAGLTRVQLPDRDAAATAARLAKSARRAGGGVPVHAGDAAELLAVYAAGKAVDFSGVPLDFADIAAFEATVYHTLRKVRRGETVTYGELAVRAGSPGAAQAVGTAMARNPWPVVVPCHRVLAAGNKPGGFSAPGGLITKAKLLAMEGVYLDGGAPMLPGLFD